A region of Flocculibacter collagenilyticus DNA encodes the following proteins:
- a CDS encoding transglutaminase family protein, with protein sequence MLTNKGNPLLTNSTSDYSSANIHHIFKHLPIQIATLLALITLSLFSSLYLWVIAVVLLLLTWQSQAWLAKAINSNKENQLYHPLQKWLQNVLALSVTALIAVEAIEKGMLASMVNLLFVATTLKFVGATQRKDHNIVLVLNVFLLATGFLFNQSIGYFIVIATLLFCNFILLASINSRALTIKEASSLIMKLVLLGLPIAALLFVGFPRLAPLWKLPNQQHASTGLSDTVEMGSIAELTRSGKLAFRAQFLKQSPLPQDLYWRTMIHERYDGKRWSIAPFRTNQSLINMPAFANEDADYVITYEPSFTKFLPVIDGGYTRHSSILSLPSRTVEHKELVTQKIQYYVKQFDEHPDKFSLTPEEVHANLTLPKFINPKTRELTKELRLQSPDTEQFAQHVMNLFSQKPFAYTLKPPLLVSYGNNQIDGFMFETKAGFCAHYASAFTFMMRLAGIPSRLVTGYLGGEYNQTQNYYSVYQFDAHAWAEIWIRGKGWTRYDPTSMVAPERILNSLQNALPSESSSIASNSFSLINYRQYAFINWLRISMNNVDFYWSRWILSFDAKSQNNLLEMLFNNKGSIARAIFVGIGLTVVLIVGFIFSRFFFANRQQSPVQLWIEDIRKIFPDLLVSQLNITPNQLLAAVELAHPCTKPQVLELKGIINSILYKNVRLTASTQRRVKRLIQVLKRQQKKTEMKK encoded by the coding sequence ATGCTAACAAATAAAGGCAATCCGCTTCTAACTAACAGCACTAGCGACTATAGTTCTGCCAACATTCATCATATTTTTAAGCACTTACCCATTCAAATAGCTACCCTGCTCGCTCTGATAACGCTATCACTATTTTCATCTTTATATCTGTGGGTAATTGCAGTTGTATTATTGCTGCTAACTTGGCAAAGCCAAGCTTGGTTAGCAAAGGCTATTAACAGTAATAAAGAAAACCAACTATATCACCCTTTACAAAAGTGGCTACAAAACGTACTTGCCCTTAGCGTAACCGCTCTCATTGCTGTTGAGGCCATCGAGAAAGGCATGCTGGCAAGTATGGTTAATCTTTTGTTTGTTGCTACTACGCTTAAGTTTGTAGGCGCTACTCAGCGTAAAGATCATAATATCGTTTTAGTATTAAATGTGTTTTTGCTTGCGACTGGTTTTTTATTTAATCAGTCTATAGGCTATTTTATTGTTATTGCTACCCTGTTGTTTTGTAATTTTATCTTGCTAGCAAGCATTAACAGCCGTGCGCTAACCATTAAAGAAGCTAGCTCCCTAATTATGAAGCTAGTGTTACTAGGCCTTCCTATTGCTGCCCTGCTATTTGTAGGCTTCCCGCGCTTAGCTCCTCTATGGAAATTACCGAATCAACAACATGCCAGTACAGGCCTTTCTGATACAGTAGAAATGGGCAGTATTGCGGAACTAACACGCTCAGGCAAACTTGCTTTTCGTGCACAATTTCTTAAACAATCTCCTTTACCGCAAGATCTGTATTGGCGCACCATGATACATGAACGGTATGACGGTAAACGATGGTCTATCGCGCCATTCAGAACTAATCAATCTTTAATTAATATGCCTGCTTTTGCAAATGAAGACGCAGATTATGTAATCACTTATGAGCCTAGTTTTACTAAATTTTTACCGGTAATCGATGGCGGGTACACAAGGCATTCAAGTATATTGTCTTTGCCTTCACGTACTGTTGAGCATAAAGAATTAGTTACCCAAAAAATACAGTACTATGTTAAACAATTTGATGAGCATCCTGATAAGTTTTCGCTAACACCAGAAGAGGTTCATGCAAACCTAACCTTGCCCAAATTTATTAACCCTAAAACAAGAGAGCTTACTAAAGAATTAAGACTACAGTCTCCAGATACTGAACAGTTTGCACAACACGTAATGAATTTATTTTCGCAAAAGCCATTTGCGTACACACTAAAGCCACCGCTTTTAGTATCCTATGGTAACAATCAAATTGATGGCTTTATGTTCGAAACCAAGGCAGGTTTCTGTGCTCATTACGCCAGTGCCTTTACTTTTATGATGAGATTGGCGGGTATTCCGTCACGATTAGTCACTGGATATTTAGGTGGTGAATATAATCAAACACAAAATTACTATAGTGTTTATCAGTTTGACGCACATGCATGGGCAGAAATATGGATACGCGGCAAAGGTTGGACACGCTATGATCCAACATCTATGGTTGCGCCCGAGCGAATATTGAATAGCTTACAAAACGCATTGCCGTCTGAATCTTCAAGTATTGCTAGTAACTCATTTTCTCTTATTAATTATCGACAATACGCTTTCATAAATTGGTTGCGTATATCAATGAATAATGTCGACTTTTATTGGTCTCGTTGGATTTTAAGCTTTGACGCTAAATCACAGAATAATTTATTAGAAATGTTATTCAATAACAAAGGCAGTATCGCACGTGCAATATTTGTAGGTATTGGATTAACGGTTGTTCTTATTGTTGGCTTTATTTTTTCTCGCTTTTTCTTTGCAAACCGTCAACAAAGCCCTGTGCAACTTTGGATTGAAGATATTCGCAAAATATTTCCCGACTTATTAGTTAGCCAATTAAACATTACTCCTAATCAATTATTAGCAGCGGTTGAACTGGCTCATCCCTGCACTAAACCTCAAGTCTTAGAGCTAAAAGGGATAATAAATTCCATTCTATACAAAAACGTACGTTTAACTGCTAGTACACAACGTCGCGTTAAAAGGCTAATTCAGGTATTAAAGCGGCAACAAAAAAAGACTGAAATGAAGAAGTGA
- the htpX gene encoding protease HtpX — MKRIVLFLATNLAVIVVLSIVMSLLGVNTQTTGGLLVFAAIFGFGGAFISLMISKWMAKKSVGAIVINQPSSADEQWLVGTVARQANAAGIKMPEVAVYRSEDMNAFATGPSKNNSLVAVSTGLLNSMSKDEVEAVLAHEVSHVANGDMVTLTLIQGVVNTFVIFLARLVAGVINNFVSSNDEGEGLGTFAYMGVVIVLEIIFGILASIIVMWFSRKREYAADAGAARLVGANKMVAALERLKYGKESQLEGSMMAFGIAPKKAFSELFLSHPPLDKRIAALRSH, encoded by the coding sequence ATGAAACGCATCGTTTTATTTTTAGCTACAAACTTAGCAGTGATCGTTGTACTGAGTATCGTTATGTCATTGCTAGGCGTGAATACACAAACGACGGGTGGATTACTTGTGTTCGCTGCGATTTTTGGATTTGGCGGCGCATTTATTTCACTTATGATATCCAAATGGATGGCGAAAAAGTCGGTTGGCGCCATTGTAATCAATCAACCGTCGAGTGCTGACGAACAATGGTTAGTTGGTACCGTTGCACGACAAGCAAATGCTGCGGGCATAAAAATGCCAGAAGTTGCCGTATATCGTTCAGAAGATATGAACGCATTTGCGACAGGGCCAAGTAAAAATAACTCATTAGTTGCTGTTAGTACTGGTTTGTTAAACTCAATGAGTAAGGATGAAGTTGAAGCAGTATTAGCGCACGAGGTTTCGCATGTTGCAAATGGTGACATGGTAACGTTAACCCTCATCCAAGGTGTTGTGAATACATTCGTTATCTTTTTGGCTAGGCTTGTAGCAGGGGTAATCAATAACTTCGTCAGTTCAAATGATGAAGGTGAAGGGTTAGGTACTTTCGCTTACATGGGAGTCGTGATTGTACTTGAAATTATTTTTGGTATTTTAGCTAGTATCATCGTTATGTGGTTCTCTAGAAAGCGTGAATATGCTGCTGATGCAGGTGCAGCTCGTTTAGTTGGAGCTAACAAGATGGTTGCAGCATTAGAACGCCTTAAATATGGCAAAGAAAGCCAACTTGAAGGTAGTATGATGGCCTTTGGTATTGCCCCTAAAAAAGCATTCAGTGAGCTATTTTTATCACACCCACCGCTTGATAAGCGTATAGCTGCACTAAGATCGCATTAA
- a CDS encoding serine hydrolase domain-containing protein, with protein MLKRKKLNQLLSLPFVLLSFLLISCSQPKISTQSDNSFIKIQNNLDESVPKLMQQYHVPGVAIAIVDAHGVKLALNYGYTDNTKLSPVTEATIFEAASLGKPIFAHAVLQEHSSHLDKPLVSYLNNPIVAGELGQSITIRHLLSHTSGLAYSEHEQKRYVAYEPGSQWQYSGLGYSVMQQAVEQLSGTPLEDAEDKVLSVNLGMEDTSYLPPRKPSNMLAKGHDRRGNMLKTTPWRNANAGSSLHTNTKDYGRFLSRMLANFQSENITKVFEVMTVPHIEVDTNIDLHWGLGWAVAYNDSKHLFLHWGSNPGYKSLAIGSAKQDLAMVVLTNSDNGLELAGKLVPIVFEKTYPFLQFYMLHPDD; from the coding sequence ATGCTGAAAAGAAAAAAACTCAATCAACTGCTTTCGCTCCCGTTTGTATTACTCTCTTTTTTATTAATAAGTTGTAGTCAACCCAAGATATCTACCCAATCAGATAATTCTTTTATAAAGATACAAAATAATCTTGATGAAAGCGTTCCTAAACTAATGCAGCAGTATCATGTGCCGGGTGTGGCAATTGCAATAGTTGATGCACATGGCGTGAAGTTAGCTTTAAATTACGGATACACGGATAACACCAAGTTATCACCTGTAACAGAAGCGACCATATTTGAAGCTGCGTCACTAGGAAAGCCAATATTCGCTCATGCAGTATTACAAGAGCACTCTTCCCACCTTGATAAGCCGCTTGTAAGCTATCTAAATAACCCTATTGTAGCTGGAGAGTTAGGACAATCGATAACCATACGCCATTTACTTAGTCACACTTCGGGCTTGGCATATTCTGAACATGAACAAAAGCGATATGTCGCTTATGAACCAGGCTCTCAGTGGCAATACTCGGGTCTTGGTTATTCTGTAATGCAACAAGCCGTAGAGCAATTATCTGGCACACCTTTGGAAGATGCAGAAGATAAAGTGCTTAGTGTTAATCTTGGGATGGAAGATACCTCCTACTTACCACCGCGTAAACCATCTAACATGTTAGCTAAAGGGCACGATCGCAGGGGTAATATGTTGAAAACCACGCCATGGCGCAATGCAAATGCAGGTTCTTCTTTACATACTAATACTAAAGATTATGGACGTTTTCTAAGTCGGATGCTTGCTAATTTTCAGTCAGAAAATATAACCAAAGTATTTGAAGTTATGACCGTACCTCATATTGAAGTGGATACAAATATCGATTTGCATTGGGGGCTAGGGTGGGCTGTGGCATATAATGATAGCAAGCATCTGTTTTTACATTGGGGTTCAAATCCTGGATATAAATCGCTAGCTATAGGTTCGGCAAAGCAAGATCTCGCCATGGTTGTATTAACAA
- a CDS encoding low molecular weight protein-tyrosine-phosphatase: MNKPKVLFVCMGNICRSPTAHAVFRKLTREHKIDVEVDSAGTEGYHKGARPDGRSVQVGIARGYTFEKIKSRPVEKRDLDYFDYILAMDQFNIKELHKIASEEHKDKIKLFLNFSNEYEELEVPDPYYGGEKGFERVLDLIESASKGLLEELQKQVTH; this comes from the coding sequence ATGAACAAGCCGAAAGTTCTATTTGTATGCATGGGAAACATTTGTCGTTCTCCAACAGCGCATGCAGTGTTTAGAAAATTAACTCGTGAACACAAAATAGATGTAGAAGTTGACTCAGCAGGAACAGAGGGGTATCACAAGGGAGCGCGCCCAGATGGACGTTCTGTTCAAGTTGGAATTGCACGAGGCTATACATTTGAAAAAATCAAATCAAGACCCGTTGAAAAGCGAGATTTAGATTACTTTGATTATATCTTAGCGATGGATCAATTTAACATTAAAGAATTACACAAAATTGCTTCTGAAGAGCACAAAGATAAGATTAAGCTTTTTCTGAATTTTTCAAATGAGTATGAAGAATTAGAAGTGCCAGATCCTTATTATGGTGGTGAAAAAGGGTTTGAGCGTGTGCTCGATTTAATTGAATCTGCAAGCAAAGGATTACTTGAGGAGCTGCAAAAGCAAGTAACACATTAA
- a CDS encoding class II 3-deoxy-7-phosphoheptulonate synthase produces the protein MKHWSPLSWRDYPILQQPKYQDESALHQVEEQLTSFPPLVFAEETRDLFKLLGDVANGNAFLLQGGDCAESFNDFSATNIRDTFKVLMQMAVVLTFGGKQPIVKVARMAGQFAKPRSADFETINGIALPSYRGDIVNAIDFTAEAREPQPERLLKAYHHAAATLNLLRAFAQGGLADLHQVNRWNMSFVAANPLKDRYQMLASKIEEALKFMEVCGITSENSPMIKETQLFTSHEALLLNYEQALTRRDHLTGDWYDCSAHMLWIGERTRQLDHAHIEFFRGIKNPIGVKVGPTMEPDELIKLIDALNPENEAGRLTLITRMGADLLEQNLPKLVRKVQAEGRKVVWSSDPMHGNTVKASSGYKTRNFESILREIRQFFAVHKAEGSHAGGIHLEMTGQHVTECTGGAYGLSDEDLSTRYRTQCDPRLNADQVLEMAFLLADSMKDAVKV, from the coding sequence GTGAAACACTGGAGTCCTTTAAGTTGGAGAGATTATCCGATATTGCAGCAACCAAAATATCAAGACGAATCGGCATTACACCAAGTTGAAGAACAATTAACATCTTTTCCTCCTCTAGTGTTTGCTGAAGAAACGAGAGATTTATTTAAGCTACTAGGGGATGTTGCCAACGGCAACGCCTTTTTGTTGCAAGGAGGCGATTGTGCAGAAAGTTTTAATGATTTTTCAGCGACCAATATTCGAGATACATTCAAAGTTTTAATGCAAATGGCGGTGGTGCTAACATTTGGTGGCAAACAGCCCATCGTTAAAGTTGCACGCATGGCGGGACAGTTTGCCAAACCTCGTTCGGCGGACTTTGAAACGATTAATGGTATTGCATTACCAAGCTACCGTGGCGACATTGTTAATGCAATTGATTTTACCGCAGAAGCTAGAGAACCGCAGCCAGAACGCCTATTAAAAGCTTATCATCATGCCGCTGCAACCCTTAACTTGCTACGTGCCTTTGCGCAAGGTGGTTTGGCAGATTTGCATCAAGTTAACCGCTGGAATATGAGCTTTGTAGCCGCCAACCCATTAAAAGATCGTTATCAAATGCTTGCTTCAAAAATTGAAGAAGCACTTAAATTTATGGAAGTGTGTGGCATCACTTCTGAAAACTCACCAATGATCAAAGAAACACAGCTATTTACCTCGCATGAAGCATTGCTATTAAATTATGAACAAGCCTTAACGCGACGTGACCATTTAACTGGTGACTGGTACGACTGTTCAGCGCATATGTTGTGGATAGGAGAGCGAACAAGACAACTTGATCATGCCCACATCGAGTTTTTCAGAGGTATTAAAAATCCAATTGGGGTGAAAGTAGGGCCGACAATGGAGCCAGATGAGTTGATAAAACTCATTGATGCGCTTAACCCTGAAAATGAAGCGGGTAGGCTTACATTAATAACCCGTATGGGAGCTGACTTACTGGAACAAAATTTGCCTAAATTAGTACGTAAAGTGCAGGCTGAAGGTCGTAAAGTCGTTTGGAGCAGCGATCCAATGCATGGCAACACTGTGAAAGCGAGTAGTGGCTATAAAACACGTAACTTTGAAAGTATTCTAAGAGAAATCCGCCAATTTTTTGCTGTTCATAAAGCAGAAGGTAGTCATGCGGGTGGTATTCATTTAGAGATGACAGGCCAACACGTTACTGAATGTACTGGTGGTGCTTATGGATTATCTGATGAAGATTTGAGTACGCGCTATCGCACACAGTGCGATCCGCGCTTAAATGCCGATCAAGTGCTTGAAATGGCCTTCTTATTAGCTGACTCTATGAAAGACGCAGTTAAGGTGTAA
- a CDS encoding tetratricopeptide repeat protein, producing MAQHRPDKPKVPMHLFSWFEGLKDSYDASFNKLFGRFEKYQQEQTERFSYTHDKTLKALEASHQNNVEALSQSHHSKIELLQNQVEFYQHQIMNQSQTIDKLNARYDAIILALKDKLNDAELAGVIKDISPENASLENGINTSSEIHSVSLEQSEPSIPVNNNHVEHATAESNTHTNSLHQISSEPLSIKEILLQAKTAREASEFVKAVTLYESAANQGNAQAMGALGRAYFMGEGVEKNRETGLAWLICSARCGFQPAQKKVESARANNYEFFLQCEAKADELHPHV from the coding sequence ATGGCACAACATAGACCCGATAAACCTAAAGTACCCATGCACCTGTTCTCGTGGTTCGAAGGACTAAAGGACAGCTACGACGCCAGCTTTAATAAGTTGTTTGGTCGATTTGAAAAGTATCAGCAAGAACAAACTGAGCGCTTTTCTTACACACACGACAAAACTCTTAAGGCATTAGAGGCTAGTCATCAAAATAATGTTGAAGCCTTATCTCAATCTCATCATTCTAAGATTGAGTTACTGCAAAATCAGGTCGAATTCTATCAGCATCAAATAATGAATCAATCCCAAACTATCGATAAGCTAAATGCCCGTTACGATGCAATTATCTTAGCGCTTAAAGATAAATTAAATGACGCTGAATTAGCTGGTGTGATTAAAGATATTTCACCGGAAAATGCCTCACTAGAAAACGGCATCAACACATCTAGTGAGATACACAGCGTATCATTAGAACAATCAGAGCCCAGTATACCTGTCAATAACAATCATGTTGAACATGCAACAGCAGAATCCAACACTCATACTAACAGTTTACACCAAATATCCAGTGAACCACTATCAATTAAAGAAATTCTATTGCAAGCGAAGACCGCACGAGAAGCAAGTGAATTTGTGAAAGCTGTTACCTTATACGAGTCTGCTGCAAATCAAGGTAACGCTCAAGCCATGGGCGCCTTAGGTCGAGCCTATTTTATGGGGGAAGGCGTTGAAAAAAATAGAGAAACTGGCTTAGCGTGGTTAATATGCTCAGCACGTTGCGGCTTTCAACCAGCTCAGAAAAAAGTTGAGTCGGCTCGTGCAAATAATTATGAGTTTTTTTTACAATGTGAGGCTAAAGCAGATGAATTACACCCACATGTGTAA
- a CDS encoding response regulator encodes MFNQHEAPLLIIEDTPDVTEFLSTVLRSVGYTNIHTASTAKEAMQILCSQPFDWIFLDIELPDSNGITLLQTIHAEAAKKQYSVNVIMCSAHNSVENVKEAWELGAKGFLVKPLSEQKILNVIERLESMSTHK; translated from the coding sequence GTGTTTAATCAACATGAAGCTCCCTTGTTAATTATTGAAGACACACCAGACGTTACCGAATTTCTGTCTACCGTATTGCGCTCTGTCGGGTACACTAATATACACACCGCTTCAACTGCTAAAGAAGCAATGCAAATACTCTGTAGCCAGCCATTCGACTGGATTTTCTTAGATATAGAATTGCCAGACAGTAATGGCATCACGCTATTACAAACCATTCACGCTGAAGCTGCTAAAAAACAGTATTCGGTAAATGTGATTATGTGCTCTGCCCATAACTCTGTAGAAAATGTAAAAGAGGCATGGGAACTGGGTGCGAAAGGCTTTCTGGTGAAACCGCTTTCTGAACAAAAAATATTGAATGTAATTGAACGGTTAGAATCTATGTCCACTCATAAGTAA
- a CDS encoding AAA family ATPase: MHTLLGNVITQINKVVLGKEHQVKLALACLLAKGHLLIEDLPGMGKTTLSHALADSLGLSYQRAQFTSDLLPADIIGVSTFNQKTQSFDFHQGPVFNQVLLCDEINRASPKTQSALLEAMEEKQVSIDGQTHQLPSPFFVIATQNPLHQSGTFPLPESQLDRFLMTISLDYPARTAELAMLKGAINPLSIIETVLSPEQLSAIQSQVEEVMVSDVVLNYILDLVTLSRTSAEIPNPLSPRASKSLVISAKAWAVIDGRDYVTHDDVQTVLGPVCEHRMRAETELFTQHSNYSKYLIESVPVRV; the protein is encoded by the coding sequence ATGCATACATTACTTGGAAATGTTATTACGCAAATCAATAAAGTCGTATTAGGTAAAGAACATCAAGTTAAGCTCGCACTGGCTTGTTTATTAGCGAAAGGTCACCTACTTATTGAAGATTTACCAGGAATGGGTAAAACCACATTGTCTCATGCCTTAGCAGATAGCCTTGGATTAAGTTACCAGCGCGCACAGTTTACTAGTGACTTATTGCCCGCAGATATTATAGGAGTATCTACATTTAATCAAAAAACACAAAGCTTCGACTTTCACCAAGGCCCTGTATTTAATCAAGTTTTATTATGTGATGAAATCAACCGCGCGAGCCCTAAAACGCAAAGCGCGTTATTAGAAGCAATGGAAGAGAAGCAAGTTTCTATTGATGGACAAACCCATCAATTACCATCGCCATTTTTTGTTATAGCTACGCAAAACCCCTTGCATCAATCAGGCACTTTTCCTTTACCAGAGTCGCAGCTAGATAGGTTTTTAATGACCATCTCTCTTGATTACCCTGCTCGCACTGCTGAACTTGCAATGTTAAAAGGTGCAATTAATCCGTTAAGCATTATTGAAACCGTGCTATCACCTGAACAATTGTCTGCAATACAATCTCAAGTTGAAGAGGTTATGGTAAGTGACGTGGTACTTAACTATATTCTTGATTTAGTAACGTTATCGCGTACTTCAGCAGAAATACCTAACCCTTTATCTCCTCGTGCAAGTAAAAGTTTAGTTATCAGTGCTAAAGCATGGGCGGTAATAGATGGAAGAGATTACGTAACGCACGACGATGTTCAAACAGTGCTTGGCCCAGTGTGTGAGCATAGAATGCGCGCTGAAACTGAGCTATTTACTCAACATTCGAACTATAGCAAGTATCTGATCGAGTCAGTGCCTGTTCGTGTATAA
- a CDS encoding DUF58 domain-containing protein, with amino-acid sequence MINTKTYKYYRDKWLSKRIPTAKSVQLSNRSIFILPSKMGIGFLVLCFILFLTGTNYQNNLILLICYISVSLFISAMIFAYFNLKDLVLSQHKQERFYAGSNSFIHIKLGQDNQQTSKNAFSLHFKIENQPSVSLDKLTDPCVVQIPTAHLPRGKHKQPRIKVYSNFPCNLFTCWSYVDLDIHLIIYPSPKNAVEALNTRSSLPTNESKHSLHGKTDFESIRDYQKGDSPNIISWKHVAKYNDRWVSKTFEQQVSVKHWLDYNAMSGDKEARLSQLCYLVTQQGNVEFGLKLPKQIIEQNKGQQHTQNCLEALALC; translated from the coding sequence ATGATAAATACAAAAACATATAAATATTATCGTGATAAATGGCTTAGTAAACGCATTCCAACAGCCAAAAGTGTTCAATTAAGTAACCGATCTATCTTTATTTTACCTAGTAAAATGGGAATAGGCTTTTTAGTGCTATGCTTTATTCTTTTCTTAACAGGTACAAATTATCAAAATAACCTCATCTTATTAATTTGCTATATTTCGGTATCGCTATTTATCAGTGCAATGATATTCGCCTACTTTAATTTAAAAGATCTCGTACTTTCACAACACAAACAAGAACGATTTTATGCAGGCTCAAACAGTTTTATTCATATTAAACTTGGGCAAGATAATCAACAAACGTCAAAAAATGCATTCAGTTTGCACTTTAAAATTGAAAATCAACCGAGTGTATCACTAGATAAATTAACGGATCCTTGTGTTGTTCAAATTCCAACTGCTCATTTGCCACGAGGAAAACATAAACAACCCAGAATTAAAGTTTACTCAAACTTCCCGTGCAACTTATTTACCTGCTGGAGCTACGTTGACTTAGACATTCATTTAATCATTTATCCTAGTCCGAAAAATGCTGTTGAAGCGTTAAATACGCGGTCATCTTTGCCAACGAATGAAAGCAAACATTCTCTCCATGGAAAAACAGATTTTGAGAGCATCCGCGATTACCAAAAGGGAGATTCACCCAATATCATAAGTTGGAAACATGTAGCAAAATACAATGATCGTTGGGTTTCTAAAACTTTCGAACAACAGGTTAGTGTAAAGCATTGGTTAGATTACAACGCCATGAGTGGTGATAAAGAAGCACGGCTAAGCCAACTGTGTTACTTGGTTACCCAGCAAGGAAACGTAGAGTTTGGCCTCAAATTACCGAAACAAATAATTGAGCAGAACAAAGGGCAACAACACACTCAGAATTGTTTAGAGGCATTGGCATTATGCTAA